AATATATCGAGAAACTTAAGCAGTATATCCCTATAGCTGGTGGAGTTCTGAGAACCGCCCTTGATATGGGATGCGGGGTAATAAACTGTCATCTTTTCATATGGTTACTGATTATTGTTGTCTTTTTTAAATATCTTGATGGTCATTATATTTGCAGGTTGCTAGTTTTGGTGGATATATGCTTGCCGAAGAGATTTTAACTCTTTCTTTTGCTCCAAGGGATTCACACAAAGCACAGATACAATTTGCTTTGGAAAGAGGAGTACCAGCTTTTGTTGCAATGCTTGGCACTAGTAGACTCCCTTTTCCTGCTTTCTCTTTTGATTTGGTGCACTGTTCTCGGTGCTTGATCCCTTTCACTGCATACAGTGAGTCCTTGTCATCTTAGAAGTTTATGATATCATTTATTGAAATTTTGTAACCTATCTCTTCTCTTTTTAACGCAGAAAACTTGTTACTTTTCAGATGCCACGTATTTTCTTGAAGTTGATCGGTTACTTCGCCCAGGAGGTTTCCTAGTCATCTCTGGCCCCCCTGTACAGTGGCTAAAACAAGACAAAGAATGGAATGATCTGCAGGCTGTGGCCAGATCATTGTGTTATGAGATCATTGTTGTGGATGGAAACACAGCAATCTGGAAAAAGACTAATGGGGATTCATGTACTCTAAATCAGAATGAATTTGGACTTCATTTTTGTGAAGAATCTGTTGATCCAAATTTTGCATGGTAATGCACATGATGCAGTTTTAAAgttctcattttttttaattctgtGACTGACAGGTGATCCTGAACTTCATAATTTTGCAAATGACACATTCATTTCTGTGACGTGGTTGGTTTTAGCTTTCGACAGTTATATTTCGTGGACTGAAGTAAATGAATGTGCAGGTCTTTCAAGTTGAAAAAATGTGTGAGTCGGATAACATCTGCCAAGGGAAATTTTGCTGTTGGGATGATTCCAATATGGCCCGATAGATTGACAAAGGCTCCTTCACGGGCTAGTGTCATGAAGAATGGAATGGATGTGTTTGAAGCTGATAATCGAAGATGGGTAAGAAGGGTTGCTTATTACAAGAATTCGCTAAATTTGAAACTAGGAACTTCGTCTATACGAAATGTCATGGACATGAATGCATTCTTTGGAGGCTTTGCTGCAGCAATAACATCTGATCCTGTTTGGGTGATGAACGTCGTCCCTGCTCGCAAGCCTTCGACTCTTGATGTCATTTATGATCGTGGACTTATTGGAGTTTACCACGATTGGTGAGTAGAATCAACTCTATGTTGTATCCATTTTTCTGTAGCGTTGTTTAGGCTTGTGAAAGAGAGTCAGGTAGATGAATCAGGAGTAAATTCATTCAATGCAATAGTTGAGATGCactatatgcatgttttaagtGTTAGCTATTCTGATTGTTGAATTGAATCTTGCTTGTGGCTGATGCATGCAGGTGTGAGCCTTTTTCCACTTATCCTCGGTCTTACGATCTAATTCATGTAGCTGCTATAGAATCTCTTATAAAGGATCCGAGTTCTGGAAAGAGCAGGTATGTTATTATCTTTGCACTTTTTTCAACTTAACTATTTGTTGGCTCTTTACCACCCTAGGAAAATTTCAAGTGCATTTTCTGCTACTGGGTGATACTTGGCTATCCCTGTTGCACCGGCACAGACAGGGACACAGATAAGACGCTACATGGATATGACTGACAAATTttttgaagtttttaaacaTGACACAATGTAGGCACATCCATACAGAATATAtacaacacacacatatttcgtatgaatgaaaaatattaaaattttgttaAGATATGTACCGTTTAATGTATATTAGTCTACTAATtctactttattttaaatttaggcACATAACTAAACAAGATTTCAACTGCATATGCATGCATGTAATTAATGCtcaaaaaaacttaaaaaatttaGTAATTATAAATTGTGTCAAGTTTCAAATAAAATTGAACAAAGTAGACCATGATACAAGGTTGTCGGTATTGATCTTCCTTGTTCATTCTTATACAATTTAATCGAAGAACTCATGAGAAAAAAGCTAGAAGGCTAAAGCCTAAAtgcatcaaaattattttttatgctttattttaatattctaaAGTTGTTGTGTTACATAgttttattattcaaattatgTGAAACTATGTAATGAAAACTAGTATTTATTTAGTTGTTAATTAGTAATCaattttttaactttaaaagaATTGGATGCAGTGGTTTAGATATAAAGAAAATAAGAAACACAAGAGTGATGTGATTATATGTCTtccaaaattttgatatatttccgAAGAACTAAGAAAGTTCGAAAATTATTTGGTGTAATTGTAAGATCGACCGCTTTCTTGGTAATAGATGGTGGTAAAATGCAACCTCGAATCTATTGTGCAGTATTTTAAACACCATATTTCGATCGCTTTTCTTGCAAAGACAGTTATCATTTCCCAATAATCGACCTTCGAAAAATTACTAAATTGCAAGCCAGGGAATCAAATATGTGATTTTGGCTTTGATACTTATCATAGGATGGAGCACTTATTATTTAACCAAACATCAGTCCAAGTCTTGCGTTTTGATAGCTTTGCCAACATGGGCAATTATTGCTGCCCAACAGTGACCAAAATGTACCGGATATACCCATATATGTGTTGATACATGTCTccgttttttattttaatttcctAGACACTCCTAGTGCTATATCCAACATGCATGTCTCTGAGAGTCCTGTCCAACAGGTTATTATGTGTTTTCTAAAGTGTGTGTACATTACAATTGGCAATTCTTTCCCTTCGTCCCATGGTTTATTTGCCATTTTTAATATTTCCGCGGCTAGCATAAGTATCGAGCCTccttctcatttttctttttatctaATTAGCCCATAATTTGAGACAATTGCAGTTATATTTTCTATGGCATTTACTATTCTCTCCTGGAAATGATTCTATGAGATCAATTTTCTATTTTGCAGTTTaagatttttttatgatttcgAGCATTAACCTCTTGTGTGGTTGAGAGACGAATTTACGGATGCCCAACTTTTTAATGGAAATAATCACTCGACGTCGACTGGTTGCTCAGGAATAAGTCTCCATGACACAAACAAGCTATAATATAGCAAAGGCCTAATAACACTTGCTAGTAATTTGAGTCTTCAGTTGTTTTTCTGTTTGTAAAAGTGGCAGAAGCATTATACCTTCATTCGTTTGGACTTGTTTGTTCTTCCAGTCGGGGATGTCTTCCTTTTGCTTTTTGCACCAGCTTAATCATCTAGATTGAAATGCAGGTGTAACCTTGTGGATTTGATGGTAGAAATGGATCGAATGTTACGTCCTGAAGGCACGGTTGTCATTCGAGATTCACCAGAAGTGATTGATAAAGCAGCTCGCATCGCTCGTGCGATTAGATGGAAACCTACTATACACGAGAAAGAATCCGAATCACACGGAACAGAGAGAATTCTGGTAGCACATAAGAACTTGTGGAAGCTACCTTCCTGATCCTACTAACGAACTCTACTGTTAATGATATTGATGGTATGATTATCCTATATAAGTAAGTTCCTTGATGATTCATTTAAGTTCAATGGCAAATTGGCAATCCAAAGCATCAAGAAAACGTCCTCTGTTTTACTTTTTTGTCTCATTTATGTCATCAAAATGGTAGCTGTTATATAGGACAAAGACACTGTAAAAAGCCctacatatttatttttaatctaTATCGAAATATCATCCTTATTTCTGACTCTTGAATATTCATATATCTTTTGATTGTGTCGATATTATATTTGATGTTAGCCTCCAAATTTAAGGGCCATAGGAATTTGTCGGAGGGAAGAATTGTAATATCCTATAATCTGAAATTTTAGTTGATTTTGTCGTTTTCAGAGGTGAAAAAAGTCAACATCCCATGACGCTGAACCAGATTGCTCATAAACCTTACACGAGGTCCATGTGTATGTTGAAAAATTACATATGATAGGATAATCTAGTGACTATATAGGTTGTACTTATTCAGAAGATTTATATcactattaattaaatatatttattatcttTAACATTTCGTTTTTAACAAGCTCGAATCAAGCTCAAAATCGAGCTCAATTTTATGTTttacgagctcgaaaacgagctattaatgaataAAGCTCGAGCCTActtgattaacatgctaaacgatcttttaacgagccgagctcgagcttttctcGAGCTTGGTAATTTCAAGACAAACCAAGCTCGAGCTTGATAATAAaagctcgaatcgagctcgagctcgagcttcaAACAATCTTAAACGAACCAAACTCAAACATGATactgtttggtttggtttggtttggatcgtttacatccctaaataaaataataatatattaaaatattaaacattcttgtcttattaaaatttgagtcaaattttatatataattatattcaCACAAcgatatgtttatatatatatatatgtatatatatatatatatatataaatttatcgTTCATATATCATTTATCATGTCATCTCAACAAAGTGTTGATTTTTCattatttcattttaaataattaaaagtaaTATGATATTACACATACTGTATAAGTTCTATGTATTCATATGATATTTGTAGTCGACTCtcgaaaaataagaaaaaatatatattaaattttccaATAAAACATGATTAAGTTAACCAATTTGGAAATTATTTTCCGTGAAATGTATGAGTTCTTTGGAAATTATATAATAGcgttaaagttttttttttttttaataataaagaaTATAATAAATGGTATTTGAAAGgtccttaattaaaaatagtaataatattataaaaaagtgactacataaaatttttatatcaataaaatttgaTCAGACTATTTTTATAACATCAATAGTATATAGTCCCACAAAATTTGTTAACATACTATATTGTTTTTATATGTAGTTCAATTATTTAACACGATAGATTACGTGGTTATAAGAATTTTTCATAAGACACTACAAAAAAAGGTTAATTTAATGATGGAACTAAAAAAATCGTCGATAATTTAACGACGGTTTTCGCTAAATTGAAGCTTCGATAATCGCCTACATCGTGCATCACAGCTGTAAGAGAGGCTTTCTCGCTTATTTTTCTTTTGATATTGAACCGAGGAAAATAAATGGCATATTCCAAGTTCGAAGAATCTTATTCTACTCTcatagtaaaaaataataataaatatatttccaTTCTTCTTCCCAAATACTTGTTTCTCTTCCTTCCTCTTCAAATATTTACAATTTTCAACCCTtcctaaaaaatattatatgtcaaaaaataatatttctaaatttaaaatattttttatcctATAATTTCACATGATCAAATATctgtaataataattatatttttttatcaactCGTCAAATTACACACAAAATTGACCAGGTCTAGCGGTCCAATCCGCCATGCTCCGCCACTTATATTAGACGGATTTGGTTGGTAAATTTCCAACCCGCTAAAAATCCGACTGACATGTCCCACTAGCCTGTTTTGATATATGTAAATATAAGATCTGAGCTTCATAATATGTTCTCAATACTATTGGACTATGTACGTTCTTTACATTTTTATGTCAATCCAACTCATATTCCAAATTTTGGATCCAAGAATTAGGTTTGTCTGTATCATGCGGGGAAATGTTTCCAAGTTTTTCTTGAATTGATGTATGTGAAATGATGGATCTCAAATCCATCGATTTCAAATTATCAACTTGTTTAGATGGACGAAATTTGGTTGAATTTCATATCAAGTTACGCAATTTAAATAGTaattgtggtgaatttcaaataCAAACTATCGGTGTTTTTTAATATTCATCCATCAATCTAAGCGTAACCCTAAAACATCGTAGATAAAACCTCAGTTGAAGGTAACTGAAACCTCTGCTATTCGTTTTATTAAATCGtgctaaaattttttttttttcaaacatcACATAGCATTaggccgaatcataaaatattttggaaccattttacaagaaaacaatcaactattttatcaacccaaaaacattatttgaaaagaatcACAAAAAACCTTAATAAAGGTAATCTTCAGCTTTAAGCAGCAAGCTGTGAGCTCTGCTTCTCGAATGCCTTTAAGGTAATCTTGGATCTCTCCAAATGTGGATAAACAAACCACTGTTTATAAACAAGATTTATCTCTGGATCTTTTAATCGATTTTCAAGTTCTTCAATTTGagttttgattaatttaatttcttttttaagattttcaaataatttgcagATGGCATGATATAATCAAATGGAGGATCATAAATATAATCGTATGACATAAACTTACATAAATCTTGATGAAATGATGAAACTCGAAACTGAAGTACTGGAGAAAACTTCGGAACTCTTATTATCAGAGAGAGTAGTAGAGAATATTTTTCTATTAAATAATCTATTTAATTAGTAGAGAATATTTTTCTATtaaataatctatttaataGATCTCTTTTATTTGGTAATGGATGCTTTATCCATTGTAATGCTTTATTAAGCGgtttataattaataacaagTCTAGGAGCTCCTCTTTCTATTTCGGCTGTATTTTCTACATAGAAAGCTGGACAACTCCAAGGACTATTACTTGGTCTAATTAATTCTTTTTTAAGGAGACTATCAATTTCTTCTTTGCAATAATTTAAAAGTCTAGGCCCCATTGCAATAGGCCTGGCTTTTGTAGGAATTTCATCCTCAGAAAAATCATCTGTATAAGGAAGACTAACTTGATGTTTTTTCCTATTCCAAAAGACATTAGGAACATCTGCACATATCTCTTTAGATATGGTttctgaaataatttttattgttttcttggattttatcagaatttattttttctttaatatttttaaaaagaacttCATCTCTTAATGAAgtaacaaaattttctttattagtcacaatttttttcaaaatattgatAGATTTTGAAACTGGTATTGTTGTAAAtggaaaaaataaatcattttctttgaTGTTGGTATATAAccatttttcattaattttattaacgGGAAACAACATTTGGAAAAATGGTGTTCCTAAAATAACAGGAGtagatatatttttaataagaataaaagTAGTATTTAAACAAACTCCAGAATTACATATTGCCACATCAGACAATTTGTAATTTACTATGAGAGGTTGCTTATTAGCAGCTGTTATGAACTGAGTGgtctttttataatatttagaaGGAACAATTCCTTCACTAATACAATTTATATCAGCTCATGTATCTAATAATGCTTCAAtcgtaattttaaattttttattaataattaactgTTACTTTTGAGTACCATTTTTGAGAAATAATCTGATCAATTTTATTGATCCAAAtcatttgatttatttcattattattGTCATCTTTGGataaattttcttcttcttcttcatcagaaGTAGAATCTTTTTCCcaaatatgattattattaatactaagagtatttactctttcttttaaatatttgatctCAGATTTTATCTGATCTATTTCTCCTTTTAATTCGGATATTGTAGGTTCTCTTTCTTTTTGTTTAgctttttctaatattttattataagaaTATAATTCATATTCTTGTATAGTATTTTGTACAAGTTTAGTTGGCTTATGATTTGccatatttaaataatgttctatagcttttcttttttctataGGGTCTTTTATTTGATCTATAAGATCTAAAATGAAAGTTTATTCATTTGATATGACATTTATTTCTAATCCCATAAAATTTATGAGACATgtatcacaatcataatctgGTTCACAGATTTTTTCCTCTGATATTTCAGAATTATTATCTGAACTATTGTTAGAATATTCCGAGAATTCATTATcaataatattgatataaaaatctttttgttttagattttc
This sequence is a window from Primulina tabacum isolate GXHZ01 chromosome 17, ASM2559414v2, whole genome shotgun sequence. Protein-coding genes within it:
- the LOC142530887 gene encoding putative pectin methyltransferase QUA3, translating into MGHLNLHSSKTRSSRHWRLLDIVTATFFAAVLLFFILVFTPLGDSLAASGRRTLLRSSGSDPRHRGRLVELVESGRNTPPIDACPSEMVDHMPCEDPRINSQLSRDMNYYRERHCPPFEETPLCLIPPPHGYRVPVQWPESLHKIWHDNMPYDKIAERKGHQGWMKKEGPHFIFPGGGTMFPDGAVQYIEKLKQYIPIAGGVLRTALDMGCGVASFGGYMLAEEILTLSFAPRDSHKAQIQFALERGVPAFVAMLGTSRLPFPAFSFDLVHCSRCLIPFTAYNATYFLEVDRLLRPGGFLVISGPPVQWLKQDKEWNDLQAVARSLCYEIIVVDGNTAIWKKTNGDSCTLNQNEFGLHFCEESVDPNFAWSFKLKKCVSRITSAKGNFAVGMIPIWPDRLTKAPSRASVMKNGMDVFEADNRRWVRRVAYYKNSLNLKLGTSSIRNVMDMNAFFGGFAAAITSDPVWVMNVVPARKPSTLDVIYDRGLIGVYHDWCEPFSTYPRSYDLIHVAAIESLIKDPSSGKSRCNLVDLMVEMDRMLRPEGTVVIRDSPEVIDKAARIARAIRWKPTIHEKESESHGTERILVAHKNLWKLPS